The following are encoded together in the Pygocentrus nattereri isolate fPygNat1 chromosome 15, fPygNat1.pri, whole genome shotgun sequence genome:
- the gjd6 gene encoding gap junction protein delta 6: protein MTEWTLLKRLLDAVHQHSTMIGRLWLTVMVIFRLLVVAVAAEDVYADEQEMFVCDTLQPGCPNVCYDAFAPISQPRFWVFHIIAVSTPSLCFIIYTWHNLAKRAPTPGQSHKSLGQSLADVLEGIGGQSIQRNVQKSACVSLTCSPAKEACGLSCDSDSCSITSHRHLGHSLVNVLEEIGARNGKRSSQKNACVSLTCSVDHGAPDGSSSGVLSKIYVCHVCFRAMLEVGFLVTQWLLFGFHVPAHFVCTIPPCSQRVDCYVSRPTEKTIFLVFMFSVGAFCIFLNILELNHLGWKKIKKSMNVKDGYGATNHDGRSMTSLTFREVTSTTSLPTLDLVLDHRPDWTCAGNCSPVKERREDMVQKDVHNPKGKKQPHKGKSTKSRGAEVWI, encoded by the exons ATGACCGAGTGGACTCTGCTGAAGCGCCTGCTGGACGCCGTGCACCAGCACTCCACCATGATCGGCCGCCTCTGGCTGACCGTGATGGTCATCTTCCGGCTGCTGGTGGTTGCCGTGGCGGCGGAGGACGTGTATGCGGATGAGCAGGAGATGTTTGTGTGCGATACGCTGCAGCCAGGCTGTCCGAATGTGTGCTACGATGCCTTTGCACCCATTTCCCAGCCACGATTCTGGGTTTTCCACATCATCGCCGTATCCACGCCGTCACTCTGCTTCATCATCTACACCTGGCACAACCTGGCCAAGCGGGCACCAACACCTGGGCA GTCCCACAAGAGCCTGGGCCAAAGCCTGGCTGATGTGTTGGAGGGCATTGGAGGCCAGAGCATCCAGAGGAACGTTCAGAAGAGCGCCTGTGTGTCCTTGACTTGCTCCCCAGCCAAAGAGGCTTGTGGTTTGAGCTGTGACTCTGACAGCTGCTCCATTACATCCCACAGGCACCTGGGCCACAGCCTGGTCAACGTGCTGGAAGAGATCGGAGCCCGCAACGGGAAGAGGAGCAGCCAGAAAAACGCCTGTGTATCCTTGACTTGCTCTGTAGATCATGGAGCTCCAGATGGAAGCTCATCAGGAGTTCTGTCCAAAATCTACGTCTGTCATGTGTGTTTCCGAGCCATGCTGGAGGTGGGCTTCCTCGTCACCCAGTGGCTTCTGTTTGGATTCCATGTTCCGGCTCACTTTGTCTGCACCATCCCACCTTGTTCCCAAAGAGTTGACTGCTACGTCTCGCGGCCGACAGAGAAGACCATCTTTCTGGTGTTTATGTTCTCTGTGGGGGCCTTTTGCATCTTCCTCAACATCCTGGAGCTCAACCACCTTGGCTGGAAGAAGATCAAAAAGTCCATGAACGTGAAGGACGGTTATGGGGCCACAAACCACGACGGACGATCCATGACGTCTCTGACCTTCAGAGAAGTGACCAGCACCACTTCTCTGCCCACACTGGACCTGGTGCTAGATCATCGGCCTGATTGGACGTGTGCTGGAAACTGTTCTCCGGtcaaagaaagaagagaagacatGGTACAGAAAGATGTACACAAcccaaaagggaaaaaacagccTCATAAAGGAAAATCAACCAAATCAAGAGGTGCTGAGGTGTGGATTTAA